A genomic region of Choristoneura fumiferana chromosome 17, NRCan_CFum_1, whole genome shotgun sequence contains the following coding sequences:
- the LOC141437091 gene encoding probable palmitoyltransferase ZDHHC24: MVVTKRKQTPEVIRLRRKLEKWQCILLAGVLIPGYYVVQIFVVKTCLLHYILSVYGFTNIVGNMYLSIFTDTRVRSYTGDGKYCEICKQNQPPMSWHCPTCDACMKRSDHHCYFLSHCVGRNNYRYFVCFLGHWTLVMLYCSVWYAFQVKQINFDAFLSPVRLLHPFYPPTVEDFYVGCLFLDLCLLLLASGLFGFHIRNVYRGTTSYQSWKHKPYIKSHWKTNVVYFFGTRWYWAILWPFVDSPFPDYELLNTLE, from the coding sequence ATGGTGGTAACAAAACGAAAACAAACTCCAGAAGTCATACGTTTACGACGCAAACTCGAAAAATGGCAATGCATTTTACTGGCAGGGGTATTAATTCCCGGATATTACGTGGTGcaaatttttgttgtaaaaacgTGTCTGTTACACTATATTTTGAGCGTTTATGGCTTCACAAACATAGTGGGTAATATGTATCTGAGTATATTTACCGACACGAGGGTGAGGTCGTACACAGGGGATGGTAAATATTGCGAGATATGCAAGCAGAATCAGCCGCCAATGAGCTGGCATTGCCCTACATGCGACGCTTGTATGAAGAGAAGCGATCACCACTGCTACTTTCTATCCCATTGCGTCGGTCGTAACAACTACCGATACTTCGTATGTTTCTTGGGTCACTGGACACTTGTTATGCTATATTGCTCGGTGTGGTATGCTTTTCAGGTGAAGCAAATCAACTTTGATGCGTTCTTATCACCGGTCAGACTATTACACCCGTTTTATCCACCGACAGTAGAGGATTTTTACGTGGGGTGTTTGTTTTTAGACTTGTGTCTTTTACTTTTGGCTAGTGGTCTATTTGGTTTTCATATCAGGAATGTTTATAGAGGCACCACTTCGTATCAGAGTTGGAAACACAAGCCTTATATTAAAAGTCATTGGAAGACTAacgttgtttatttttttggtacgAGATGGTATTGGGCTATTCTCTGGCCTTTTGTTGATAGCCCCTTTCCAGATTATGAATTGTTGAATACTCTTGAGTAA